The genomic segment ATCTGTGCCTCCGTCAACGACGCCATTGTCCACGGCATCCCCAACGCCGAGACTATCCTCGCCCCAGGGGATCTGGTGTCCATCGATTGCGGCGCCACCCTCAATGGCTGGGTGGGGGATTCCGCCCTCACCTTCGGCATCGGCGAGCTTGATCATGCCACCCAGGCGCTCAACGAGGCGACGGCATGGGTGCTGCAACAAGGTATTCAGGCGATGGTGCCGGGTAATCGACTCACCGATATCTCCCACGCCCTTGAGATGGCCACCCGCGCCGCCGAGGACAAGTTCGATGTGGATCTCTACATTGTGGACGGCTACGGCGGTCACGGTATCGGGCGCACCATGCACGAGGATCCCTTCCTCGCGAATGAAGGCCGCGGCAATAGGGGACCGCTCATTCAGGAGGGCTCCGTGCTGGCTATTGAACCGATGCTCGCCGGTGGCACGGAGTTTTCGGAGGTGCTGGAGGATAACTGGACGGTGGTGACAGAAGACGGCTCGGCTGCCTCGCACTGGGAGCACACCGTGGCCGCCACCGCCTCAGGGCCGCGGATCCTCACCCCGCGTCCCGACGGAGAATTCTCCTAGGGCGTGTCCCATTGGCATGAGTCCACGTGAAGGGGATAAGATTCCTTCACGATCGCCTATTCTGAGGACACTCGCATAGTCTGGGCTATAACTGACACATCACGGCACCTCTTCTCGGTGTCGGTGAAGAAAAGGATAAGGACGTACACAACCATGGGCTCTCGTCATTCCTCGCGACGCGGATTTGTCACTCGGCTTCTACGCGGAGCCACCGCTATGTGCGCCACCGTTGCTGTAGCTCTTCCGCTCGCCCCCGCAGCGCATGCGCAGCTTCCCTTTGGCCTAGACAATGTGATGCCGAACGTCGGCTCCTCTGAGTATCAGCTACCGGATCTGGGCGACTTGAACATTCCCACCCAGTCTGATTTCCGCGATCAGGGCGAGGC from the Corynebacterium ciconiae DSM 44920 genome contains:
- the map gene encoding type I methionyl aminopeptidase, producing MGRKKNTRRIAAKTAEQLELMAAAGAVVGHALSEVRAAATEGMSTLELDTLAETVIRDHGATPTFLGFEGFPASICASVNDAIVHGIPNAETILAPGDLVSIDCGATLNGWVGDSALTFGIGELDHATQALNEATAWVLQQGIQAMVPGNRLTDISHALEMATRAAEDKFDVDLYIVDGYGGHGIGRTMHEDPFLANEGRGNRGPLIQEGSVLAIEPMLAGGTEFSEVLEDNWTVVTEDGSAASHWEHTVAATASGPRILTPRPDGEFS